In a genomic window of Callithrix jacchus isolate 240 chromosome 22, calJac240_pri, whole genome shotgun sequence:
- the TNFAIP8L1 gene encoding tumor necrosis factor alpha-induced protein 8-like protein 1 isoform X3, producing the protein MLGLQAMDSFSTKSLALQAQKKLLSKMTSKAVVAVLVDDTSSEVLDELYRATKEFTRSRKEAQKMLKNLVKVALKLGLLLRGDQLGGEELALLRRFRHRARCLAMTAVSFHQVDFTFDRRVLAAGLLECRDLLHQAVGPHLTAKSHSRINHVFGHLADCDFLAALYGPTEPYRSHLHRICEGLGRMLDDGSL; encoded by the exons atgctaggattacag GCCATGGACAGCTTCAGCACCAAGAGCCTGGCGCTGCAGGCGCAGAAGAAGCTCCTGAGTAAGATGACCTCTAAGGCAGTGGTGGCTGTGCTGGTGGATGACACCAGCAGCGAGGTTCTGGATGAGCTGTACCGAGCCACCAAGGAGTTCACGCGCAGCCGCAAGGAGGCCCAGAAGATGCTCAAGAACCTGGTGAAGGTGGCCCTGAAGCTGGGGCTGCTACTGCGCGGGGACCAGCTGGGCGGGGAGGAACTGGCGCTGCTGCGGCGCTTCCGCCACCGGGCACGCTGCCTGGCCATGACGGCCGTCAGCTTCCACCAGGTGGACTTCACCTTCGACCGGCGCGTGCTGGCCGCCGGGCTGCTTGAGTGCCGCGACCTGCTGCACCAGGCCGTGGGCCCGCACCTCACTGCCAAGTCCCACAGCCGCATCAACCACGTCTTCGGCCACCTGGCCGACTGCGACTTCCTGGCCGCGCTCTACGGACCCACGGAGCCCTACCGCTCCCACCTGCACAGGATCTGCGAGGGCCTGGGCCGGATGCTGGACGACGGCAGCCTCTGA
- the TNFAIP8L1 gene encoding tumor necrosis factor alpha-induced protein 8-like protein 1 isoform X4, with translation MDSFSTKSLALQAQKKLLSKMTSKAVVAVLVDDTSSEVLDELYRATKEFTRSRKEAQKMLKNLVKVALKLGLLLRGDQLGGEELALLRRFRHRARCLAMTAVSFHQVDFTFDRRVLAAGLLECRDLLHQAVGPHLTAKSHSRINHVFGHLADCDFLAALYGPTEPYRSHLHRICEGLGRMLDDGSL, from the coding sequence ATGGACAGCTTCAGCACCAAGAGCCTGGCGCTGCAGGCGCAGAAGAAGCTCCTGAGTAAGATGACCTCTAAGGCAGTGGTGGCTGTGCTGGTGGATGACACCAGCAGCGAGGTTCTGGATGAGCTGTACCGAGCCACCAAGGAGTTCACGCGCAGCCGCAAGGAGGCCCAGAAGATGCTCAAGAACCTGGTGAAGGTGGCCCTGAAGCTGGGGCTGCTACTGCGCGGGGACCAGCTGGGCGGGGAGGAACTGGCGCTGCTGCGGCGCTTCCGCCACCGGGCACGCTGCCTGGCCATGACGGCCGTCAGCTTCCACCAGGTGGACTTCACCTTCGACCGGCGCGTGCTGGCCGCCGGGCTGCTTGAGTGCCGCGACCTGCTGCACCAGGCCGTGGGCCCGCACCTCACTGCCAAGTCCCACAGCCGCATCAACCACGTCTTCGGCCACCTGGCCGACTGCGACTTCCTGGCCGCGCTCTACGGACCCACGGAGCCCTACCGCTCCCACCTGCACAGGATCTGCGAGGGCCTGGGCCGGATGCTGGACGACGGCAGCCTCTGA
- the TNFAIP8L1 gene encoding tumor necrosis factor alpha-induced protein 8-like protein 1 isoform X1, with translation MTNRHVPLAQDIGVWPQASAPGQLVLQTCSMSPRAMDSFSTKSLALQAQKKLLSKMTSKAVVAVLVDDTSSEVLDELYRATKEFTRSRKEAQKMLKNLVKVALKLGLLLRGDQLGGEELALLRRFRHRARCLAMTAVSFHQVDFTFDRRVLAAGLLECRDLLHQAVGPHLTAKSHSRINHVFGHLADCDFLAALYGPTEPYRSHLHRICEGLGRMLDDGSL, from the exons ATGACGAATAGGCACGTGCCGCTGGCTCAGGACATTGGGGTCTGGCCACAAGCTTCTGCCCCGGGACAGCTGGTGCTCCAGACATGCTCGATGAGCCCCCGA GCCATGGACAGCTTCAGCACCAAGAGCCTGGCGCTGCAGGCGCAGAAGAAGCTCCTGAGTAAGATGACCTCTAAGGCAGTGGTGGCTGTGCTGGTGGATGACACCAGCAGCGAGGTTCTGGATGAGCTGTACCGAGCCACCAAGGAGTTCACGCGCAGCCGCAAGGAGGCCCAGAAGATGCTCAAGAACCTGGTGAAGGTGGCCCTGAAGCTGGGGCTGCTACTGCGCGGGGACCAGCTGGGCGGGGAGGAACTGGCGCTGCTGCGGCGCTTCCGCCACCGGGCACGCTGCCTGGCCATGACGGCCGTCAGCTTCCACCAGGTGGACTTCACCTTCGACCGGCGCGTGCTGGCCGCCGGGCTGCTTGAGTGCCGCGACCTGCTGCACCAGGCCGTGGGCCCGCACCTCACTGCCAAGTCCCACAGCCGCATCAACCACGTCTTCGGCCACCTGGCCGACTGCGACTTCCTGGCCGCGCTCTACGGACCCACGGAGCCCTACCGCTCCCACCTGCACAGGATCTGCGAGGGCCTGGGCCGGATGCTGGACGACGGCAGCCTCTGA
- the TNFAIP8L1 gene encoding tumor necrosis factor alpha-induced protein 8-like protein 1 isoform X2: MLGLQSLLLNRQPAPCQVGMTNRHVPLAQDIGVWPQASAPGQLVLQTCSMSPRAMDSFSTKSLALQAQKKLLSKMTSKAVVAVLVDDTSSEVLDELYRATKEFTRSRKEAQKMLKNLVKVALKLGLLLRGDQLGGEELALLRRFRHRARCLAMTAVSFHQVDFTFDRRVLAAGLLECRDLLHQAVGPHLTAKSHSRINHVFGHLADCDFLAALYGPTEPYRSHLHRICEGLGRMLDDGSL, translated from the exons atgctaggattacag TCTCTTTTGCTAAACAGGCAACCTGCCCCGTGCCAGGTGGGAATGACGAATAGGCACGTGCCGCTGGCTCAGGACATTGGGGTCTGGCCACAAGCTTCTGCCCCGGGACAGCTGGTGCTCCAGACATGCTCGATGAGCCCCCGA GCCATGGACAGCTTCAGCACCAAGAGCCTGGCGCTGCAGGCGCAGAAGAAGCTCCTGAGTAAGATGACCTCTAAGGCAGTGGTGGCTGTGCTGGTGGATGACACCAGCAGCGAGGTTCTGGATGAGCTGTACCGAGCCACCAAGGAGTTCACGCGCAGCCGCAAGGAGGCCCAGAAGATGCTCAAGAACCTGGTGAAGGTGGCCCTGAAGCTGGGGCTGCTACTGCGCGGGGACCAGCTGGGCGGGGAGGAACTGGCGCTGCTGCGGCGCTTCCGCCACCGGGCACGCTGCCTGGCCATGACGGCCGTCAGCTTCCACCAGGTGGACTTCACCTTCGACCGGCGCGTGCTGGCCGCCGGGCTGCTTGAGTGCCGCGACCTGCTGCACCAGGCCGTGGGCCCGCACCTCACTGCCAAGTCCCACAGCCGCATCAACCACGTCTTCGGCCACCTGGCCGACTGCGACTTCCTGGCCGCGCTCTACGGACCCACGGAGCCCTACCGCTCCCACCTGCACAGGATCTGCGAGGGCCTGGGCCGGATGCTGGACGACGGCAGCCTCTGA